In Streptomyces longhuiensis, the following proteins share a genomic window:
- a CDS encoding cytochrome P450, which yields MRAVPGAQDPAGITGPSAEGPATRPFVPSEVAEAPGAGGLRPAPGHRGPDGPPPPSLRAPGVDRDPYPLYRTLRTSYPLVHDEAFGAWLVSRYGDVRAALADPRLVAPPPGRTLAHLEDRTHAAHRALLQPALRGRALSVLRAGVERAAYVLARRLSERQEAALVAEFCQWLPAVAAVTVLGLPHEDTARVRQWCREGLTHLGDGHRDLDAFLRPHVARRRARPGGDLLSVLSAARADGSHLPDETVVGLAGTLLGAGGEATHLALASFLANLLDHPAQLRLVRERPVLIPAAWAESLRRDPAVHIVLRRALVPVVTGAGTIPAGADVACLVGAAGRDPTRFAVPDRYDILRPAPGQLAFGAGHHRCLGVQLARLTAECALRALLEALPHLRWAPGGRPASTGLVTRGPKTLPVLLG from the coding sequence ATGCGCGCGGTTCCGGGAGCCCAGGACCCGGCCGGGATCACCGGCCCATCGGCGGAAGGCCCCGCCACGCGCCCTTTCGTGCCGTCCGAGGTCGCGGAGGCGCCCGGCGCCGGTGGGCTCCGCCCCGCACCCGGACACCGCGGCCCCGACGGCCCGCCCCCGCCCAGCCTCCGCGCACCAGGGGTCGACCGCGACCCCTACCCCCTGTACCGGACGCTCAGGACGTCGTACCCGCTCGTCCACGACGAGGCCTTCGGGGCGTGGCTCGTCAGCCGCTACGGGGACGTGCGCGCCGCGCTCGCCGATCCGCGGCTCGTCGCCCCGCCGCCGGGACGGACCCTGGCGCACCTGGAAGACCGCACCCACGCCGCGCACCGCGCCCTGCTCCAGCCGGCGCTGCGCGGCCGAGCCCTGTCCGTTCTGCGGGCCGGTGTGGAACGTGCCGCGTACGTGCTCGCACGTCGTCTGTCAGAACGTCAGGAAGCCGCTCTTGTGGCGGAGTTCTGCCAGTGGCTGCCGGCCGTGGCGGCGGTGACCGTGCTCGGGCTGCCGCACGAGGACACCGCGCGCGTGCGCCAGTGGTGCCGCGAGGGCCTCACGCACCTCGGCGACGGCCACCGGGACCTGGACGCCTTTCTGCGCCCCCATGTCGCACGCCGCCGCGCGCGTCCCGGCGGCGACCTGCTGTCCGTCCTCAGCGCCGCACGGGCGGACGGCAGTCATCTCCCTGACGAGACCGTCGTCGGCCTCGCCGGGACGCTGCTCGGCGCCGGAGGCGAGGCCACGCATCTCGCGCTCGCCTCGTTCCTCGCCAACCTGCTCGACCACCCTGCCCAGTTGAGGCTCGTACGGGAACGTCCCGTGCTGATACCGGCGGCCTGGGCGGAGTCCCTGCGCCGCGACCCCGCCGTGCACATCGTGCTGCGCCGTGCCCTCGTGCCCGTCGTCACCGGCGCCGGGACGATACCCGCGGGCGCCGACGTCGCCTGTCTCGTGGGAGCCGCGGGACGCGACCCGACGCGCTTCGCCGTCCCGGACCGCTACGACATCCTCCGCCCGGCGCCCGGACAGCTGGCCTTCGGCGCGGGCCACCACCGCTGCCTCGGCGTGCAGCTGGCACGCCTCACCGCCGAGTGCGCGCTGCGAGCCCTCCTGGAGGCACTCCCGCACCTGCGCTGGGCCCCCGGCGGCCGCCCCGCCTCCACCGGCCTCGTCACGCGCGGCCCGAAGACGCTTCCGGTGCTCCTCGGCTGA
- the treY gene encoding malto-oligosyltrehalose synthase, translated as MTPDHQEGGVPAPPTATYRMQLQPAFPFAAAAGAVPYLASLGVSHLHLSPVLEAVPGSTHGYDVVDHARVRDELGGEAGLRALARTARKHGLGLIADIVPNHMASAAGLNQPLQEVLRDGPHSPYAHWFDIDWEAQGGRVLLPVLGHRLSHELDHLEVDGRVLRYYEHAFPLREGTETLPLPELLDAQWYRLGWWRLARTELNYRRFFTISDLIGVRVENREVFDATHEKIVQLLREGVLDGLRVDHPDGLADPGAYLKDLADAAAGRWTVVEKILGEDEQLPAAWPVAGTTGYDALRRIDGLFTDPSGADELLGLFRRFTAAAADRGGDWNATARRAAYKVVTHELAAEVDRLTRDAGRLCAADAALRDHAPWALRAAVRELLVRLDVYRPYVTGGADPETVLTPGDAEDAKRVFTVAEEAEAVDTVRALALGKRGSGPEHEAFRARFAQTASALRAKAVEDTAFYRHAPLLSATEVGGTPQSPAVDPESFHAYCARVQRDWPYTGTVLSTHDTKRSADVRAGISVLTQCPGRWADLLADVTERTAREGRASAPDPQLAWAAWQTAVGFGDQDGERLQGAMLKHVREAGLHTSWTEPDADYEKAVRDFVTAGPCGPPREAVAAFADSLRPHVRANVLGAALAHLTMPGVPDVYQGTERAYRALVDPDNRAPATFDLDLLDRLDSDEGSVPGDLSDEKLALTVAALRLRRAHPEWFGGGSTYEPVAARGAGAAHCVAFARSGEVVAAATRLSLRLAEAGGWRDTELSLPEGQWVDLLAPGNEFTGHARVEKLFDRHPVALLVRAPIN; from the coding sequence ATGACACCGGACCATCAAGAGGGCGGGGTCCCCGCCCCGCCCACGGCCACGTACCGGATGCAGCTCCAGCCGGCGTTCCCGTTCGCCGCGGCCGCCGGAGCCGTCCCGTATCTGGCCTCGCTGGGTGTCTCGCACCTGCATCTGTCGCCGGTCCTGGAGGCCGTACCGGGTTCCACGCACGGGTACGACGTCGTGGACCACGCGCGCGTGCGGGACGAGCTGGGCGGTGAGGCCGGGCTGCGGGCGCTCGCGCGGACGGCGCGGAAGCACGGGCTCGGTCTGATCGCCGACATCGTGCCCAACCACATGGCGTCGGCGGCCGGGCTCAACCAGCCCCTCCAGGAGGTCCTGCGGGACGGGCCGCACTCCCCTTACGCGCACTGGTTCGACATCGACTGGGAGGCGCAGGGCGGGCGGGTCCTGCTGCCCGTGCTCGGCCACCGGCTGAGCCACGAGCTGGACCACCTGGAGGTGGACGGGCGTGTGCTGCGCTACTACGAGCACGCGTTCCCGCTGCGCGAGGGCACGGAGACGCTGCCGCTTCCCGAGCTGCTCGACGCGCAGTGGTACCGGCTCGGCTGGTGGCGCCTGGCCCGCACCGAGCTCAACTACCGGCGTTTCTTCACCATTTCGGACCTCATCGGGGTCCGCGTGGAGAACCGGGAGGTGTTCGACGCCACCCACGAGAAGATCGTCCAGCTGTTGCGCGAGGGCGTACTCGACGGGCTGCGCGTCGACCACCCCGACGGCCTCGCGGACCCCGGTGCCTATCTGAAGGACCTCGCCGACGCGGCCGCCGGGCGCTGGACCGTCGTCGAGAAGATTCTCGGCGAGGACGAACAGCTGCCCGCCGCCTGGCCGGTGGCCGGCACCACGGGATACGACGCGCTGCGCCGGATCGACGGCCTGTTCACCGATCCGTCGGGCGCGGACGAACTGCTCGGCCTGTTCCGCCGTTTCACGGCGGCCGCCGCCGACCGGGGCGGCGACTGGAACGCCACGGCGCGCCGCGCCGCGTACAAGGTCGTCACGCACGAGCTGGCGGCCGAGGTGGACCGCCTCACGCGCGACGCGGGGCGGCTGTGCGCCGCCGACGCCGCCCTGCGCGACCACGCCCCGTGGGCCCTGCGCGCCGCCGTACGGGAACTCCTGGTGCGCCTCGACGTGTACCGGCCGTACGTGACCGGGGGCGCGGACCCCGAGACCGTCCTCACGCCCGGTGACGCCGAGGACGCCAAGCGGGTGTTCACCGTCGCCGAGGAGGCCGAGGCGGTGGACACCGTGCGGGCCCTGGCGCTCGGGAAGCGCGGGTCGGGGCCCGAACACGAGGCGTTCCGGGCACGGTTCGCGCAGACGGCGTCCGCACTGCGGGCCAAGGCGGTCGAGGACACGGCGTTCTACCGGCACGCGCCCCTCCTGTCGGCGACGGAGGTCGGCGGGACGCCCCAGAGCCCGGCCGTGGACCCGGAGTCGTTCCACGCGTACTGCGCGCGCGTGCAGCGCGACTGGCCGTATACGGGAACCGTCCTTTCGACCCACGACACCAAGCGCAGCGCCGACGTGCGGGCCGGGATCTCCGTGCTCACGCAGTGTCCCGGGCGCTGGGCCGATCTGCTCGCGGACGTCACCGAGCGGACCGCGCGCGAGGGCCGCGCGAGCGCGCCCGATCCCCAACTGGCCTGGGCGGCCTGGCAGACGGCGGTCGGCTTCGGCGACCAGGACGGCGAGCGGCTCCAGGGCGCGATGCTCAAGCACGTGCGCGAGGCGGGGCTGCACACGAGCTGGACCGAACCGGACGCGGACTACGAGAAGGCGGTGCGCGACTTCGTGACGGCGGGCCCGTGCGGGCCGCCCAGGGAGGCCGTCGCCGCGTTCGCGGACTCGTTGCGGCCCCATGTCCGGGCGAACGTCCTGGGGGCCGCTCTCGCCCATCTGACAATGCCGGGGGTGCCGGACGTCTACCAGGGCACGGAGCGCGCGTACCGGGCGCTGGTGGACCCGGACAACCGTGCGCCGGCCACCTTCGACCTGGATCTGCTGGATCGGCTCGACTCCGATGAGGGGTCCGTCCCCGGCGATCTGTCCGACGAGAAGCTGGCGCTCACGGTCGCCGCGCTGCGGCTGCGCCGGGCGCATCCGGAGTGGTTCGGCGGCGGGTCGACGTACGAACCGGTCGCCGCGCGGGGGGCGGGGGCCGCGCACTGTGTGGCGTTCGCACGCTCCGGGGAGGTCGTCGCCGCCGCGACCCGCCTCTCGCTGCGCCTCGCGGAGGCGGGCGGCTGGCGCGACACCGAGCTGTCACTCCCGGAGGGCCAGTGGGTCGACCTGCTCGCCCCGGGAAACGAGTTCACCGGCCACGCGCGCGTGGAGAAACTGTTCGACCGGCATCCGGTGGCGCTCCTCGTACGCGCACCAATCAACTGA
- a CDS encoding MFS transporter, with protein sequence MAQAAGGTSATYREVLGATGALLPVISFFGRLPVAVIQFGSVLLITRTSGSLATGGTVACALALGQVAMGPVVGRLADRRGQRSVVLCCSLLNALAIAWYTLGALAGLPTPLLVALGVLAGATVPGIGPLARARGVALVRRGGADERVVNTVLSLESTMDELSFVLGPALIGVAAFVGHPAYAFGAAALLVAGCGTAFALHPTATATAVRPATAPVLEGPPALKGPRARRPRMPREVRLVRLGLVLLGVLLGGCGAGITALTQKLGQEDQAGLVYAAMGVMSAVVGLSMAAVPERFGLALRWRVATAAAALLSLLLIGTQSMPGLYGAVTVFGAVFAPNLITGFGLTERAVPRERLAEGMTFAASAFVGGQAVTLAVAGRLAESHGPAAAFTVGSVAAALAFGVALLVKAPAGPGVTPVAATPSGSGRGA encoded by the coding sequence ATGGCACAGGCAGCGGGGGGAACGTCGGCGACATACCGCGAGGTGCTCGGGGCGACCGGGGCGCTGCTCCCGGTGATCTCGTTCTTCGGGCGGCTGCCGGTGGCGGTGATCCAGTTCGGCAGCGTTCTGCTGATCACCAGGACGAGCGGTTCCCTCGCGACCGGAGGGACCGTGGCCTGCGCGCTCGCGCTCGGACAGGTGGCCATGGGGCCCGTCGTCGGCCGGCTCGCCGACCGGCGCGGGCAGCGGAGCGTCGTCCTGTGCTGCTCGCTCCTGAACGCCCTCGCGATCGCCTGGTACACGCTCGGCGCCCTCGCGGGACTCCCCACGCCGCTCCTGGTGGCGCTCGGCGTGCTCGCCGGGGCCACGGTGCCGGGCATCGGCCCGCTGGCCAGGGCGCGGGGCGTCGCGCTCGTCCGCCGCGGGGGTGCGGACGAGCGCGTCGTGAACACGGTGCTGTCACTGGAGAGCACGATGGACGAGCTGTCGTTCGTCCTCGGGCCCGCGCTGATCGGCGTCGCGGCCTTCGTCGGCCACCCCGCGTACGCGTTCGGAGCCGCCGCTCTCCTGGTCGCCGGCTGCGGCACGGCGTTCGCGCTGCACCCGACGGCGACGGCGACGGCGGTCCGGCCCGCGACGGCGCCCGTCCTCGAGGGGCCGCCCGCCCTCAAGGGGCCGCGGGCCCGGCGCCCCCGCATGCCGCGCGAGGTCCGACTCGTGCGCCTCGGCCTCGTCCTCCTCGGCGTCCTCCTGGGCGGCTGCGGGGCCGGGATCACGGCGCTGACCCAGAAGCTCGGCCAGGAGGACCAGGCGGGCCTCGTCTACGCCGCCATGGGCGTCATGAGCGCGGTCGTCGGCCTGTCCATGGCCGCCGTGCCCGAGCGCTTCGGGCTCGCGCTGCGCTGGCGGGTCGCCACGGCCGCCGCCGCGCTCCTGTCCCTCCTGCTGATCGGCACGCAGAGCATGCCGGGCCTCTACGGGGCGGTGACCGTGTTCGGCGCCGTCTTCGCGCCGAACCTGATCACCGGCTTCGGACTCACCGAACGCGCCGTGCCGCGCGAACGTCTCGCCGAAGGCATGACGTTCGCCGCGAGCGCCTTCGTCGGCGGGCAGGCGGTCACGCTCGCCGTGGCGGGCCGCCTCGCCGAGTCCCACGGCCCCGCCGCGGCGTTCACCGTCGGCAGCGTGGCCGCGGCCCTCGCGTTCGGTGTCGCACTCCTCGTCAAGGCCCCGGCGGGACCAGGGGTCACGCCGGTCGCTGCAACACCGTCAGGCTCCGGTCGAGGAGCGTGA
- the glgX gene encoding glycogen debranching protein GlgX: MQVWPGQAYPLGATYDGAGTNFAVFSEAARRIELCLLHDDGSETAVELRETDAFVRHAYLPGIMPGQRYGFRAHGPYTPERGQRCNSSKLLLDPYARAISGRIDWGEAVYGYPFGAPDKRNDLDSAPHTMTSVVVNPYFDWGDDRSPRTEYHHTVIYEAHVKGLTMTHPALPEELRGTYAALAHPAILEHLTELGVTALELMPVHQFVNDHRLVEMGLNNYWGYNTIGFFAPHNAYASWGDRGQQVLEFKSAVRALHEAGIEVILDVVYNHTAEGNHLGPTLSFRGLDNASYYRLADDRRYYMDTTGTGNSLLMRSPHVLQMIMDSLRYWVTEMHVDGFRFDLAATLARQFHEVDRLSSFFDLVQQDPVVSQVKLIAEPWDVGEGGYQVGNFPPLWTEWNGKYRDTVRDLWRGEPRTLAEFAGRLTGSSDLYQDDGRRPLASINFVTCHDGFTLRDLVSYNEKHNEANGEGNRDGESHNRSWNCGAEGDSDDPGVLELRDRQVRNFIATLMLSQGVPMLSHGDELGRTQNGNNNAYCLDSELAWVRWPEDGEQDALLGFTRAMARLRRDHPVFRRRRFFHGRPVEGTHDELSDIAWFTPEGEEMTRDDWGAAQARALSVFLNGHAISEPGPRGERISDDSFLLLFNASPDALEFLVPVNHGRQWEVVVDTALPEGVPLGTGAKVQAGDRLTLLDRSLTVLQRPA, encoded by the coding sequence ATGCAGGTCTGGCCTGGACAGGCGTATCCACTCGGTGCCACTTACGACGGCGCCGGCACCAACTTCGCGGTCTTCTCGGAGGCCGCCCGGCGCATAGAGCTGTGTCTGCTGCACGACGACGGGTCGGAGACCGCGGTGGAGCTGCGGGAGACCGACGCCTTTGTGCGGCACGCGTATCTGCCCGGCATCATGCCGGGCCAGCGGTACGGCTTCCGCGCGCACGGCCCGTACACCCCGGAGCGGGGGCAGCGGTGCAACTCGTCGAAGCTGCTCCTCGACCCGTACGCGCGTGCGATCAGCGGCCGGATCGACTGGGGCGAGGCGGTGTACGGGTATCCCTTCGGGGCGCCCGACAAGCGCAACGACCTGGACTCGGCGCCGCACACGATGACGTCGGTCGTGGTCAACCCGTACTTCGACTGGGGCGACGACCGTTCGCCGCGCACCGAGTACCACCACACGGTGATCTACGAGGCCCATGTGAAGGGCCTCACGATGACGCACCCGGCGCTCCCGGAGGAACTGCGCGGCACCTACGCGGCGCTCGCGCACCCGGCGATCCTGGAGCACCTCACGGAGCTGGGCGTGACGGCGCTCGAACTGATGCCGGTCCATCAGTTCGTCAACGACCACCGGCTGGTGGAGATGGGCCTGAACAACTACTGGGGCTACAACACCATCGGCTTCTTCGCGCCCCACAACGCCTACGCGTCCTGGGGCGACCGCGGGCAGCAGGTCCTGGAGTTCAAGTCGGCCGTACGGGCGCTGCACGAGGCCGGGATCGAGGTCATCCTCGACGTCGTCTACAACCACACGGCCGAGGGCAACCACCTGGGCCCGACGCTGTCCTTCAGGGGCCTCGACAACGCCTCGTACTACCGCCTCGCGGACGACCGCCGCTACTACATGGACACCACGGGCACCGGGAACTCGCTGCTCATGCGCTCGCCGCACGTCCTCCAGATGATCATGGACTCGCTGCGCTACTGGGTCACCGAGATGCACGTCGACGGGTTCCGCTTCGACCTGGCGGCCACACTGGCACGGCAGTTCCACGAGGTGGACCGGCTGTCGTCGTTCTTCGACCTCGTGCAGCAGGACCCGGTGGTCTCCCAGGTGAAGCTGATCGCCGAGCCGTGGGACGTCGGTGAGGGCGGCTACCAGGTGGGCAACTTCCCGCCGCTGTGGACGGAGTGGAACGGCAAGTACCGGGACACCGTCCGGGATCTGTGGCGGGGCGAGCCGCGCACCCTCGCCGAATTCGCCGGACGGCTGACCGGCTCGTCCGACCTCTACCAGGACGACGGCCGCCGCCCGCTCGCCTCCATCAACTTCGTCACGTGCCACGACGGTTTCACCCTGCGCGACCTGGTCTCGTACAACGAGAAGCACAACGAGGCGAACGGCGAGGGCAACCGCGACGGGGAGAGCCACAACCGGTCGTGGAACTGCGGCGCGGAGGGCGACAGCGACGACCCCGGGGTGCTCGAACTGCGGGACCGTCAGGTCCGCAACTTCATCGCGACGCTGATGCTCTCCCAGGGCGTGCCGATGCTCAGCCACGGGGACGAGCTGGGGCGCACGCAGAACGGCAACAACAACGCCTACTGCCTGGACAGCGAGCTGGCCTGGGTGCGCTGGCCCGAGGACGGCGAGCAGGACGCCCTGCTGGGCTTCACGCGCGCGATGGCGCGGCTCCGGCGCGACCACCCGGTGTTCCGCAGGCGCCGCTTCTTCCACGGGCGGCCGGTCGAGGGCACCCACGACGAGCTGAGCGACATCGCCTGGTTCACTCCGGAGGGCGAGGAGATGACGCGGGACGACTGGGGCGCGGCGCAGGCGCGCGCCCTGTCGGTGTTCCTCAACGGGCACGCGATCTCGGAGCCGGGCCCCCGGGGCGAGCGCATCTCGGACGACTCGTTCCTGCTGCTGTTCAACGCGTCGCCCGACGCGCTGGAGTTCCTCGTGCCGGTCAACCACGGCCGGCAGTGGGAGGTCGTCGTGGACACGGCGCTGCCCGAAGGCGTGCCCCTCGGGACCGGCGCGAAGGTGCAGGCCGGTGACCGCCTCACGCTCCTCGACCGGAGCCTGACGGTGTTGCAGCGACCGGCGTGA
- a CDS encoding Tat pathway signal sequence domain protein, whose amino-acid sequence MRELARRHLGKMMAGAAVAAAATAVLLGVTLPGEAGAGDQAEVGSAQQDAIPKDGVVEAAPKEGDKGVGRDPLTDDEIKRAEQIAVASNGLRMSARDVEGDRGPQHLSTNLSEVDPTQSGAQAAERRAEVVYYDYKADTVVTRTVNLDSGKVENTDTAHGVQPPPSPGELREATQLLIADPLGAGLKKDYKDATGKPLTSTDQLELSGMVFRKETVAHVPSGLTACGEHRCLRVVTKVRNGPWIDTRALVVDLSARTVGRLG is encoded by the coding sequence GTGCGAGAGCTCGCAAGACGCCATCTGGGGAAAATGATGGCGGGAGCGGCCGTCGCGGCCGCGGCGACCGCCGTGCTGCTGGGCGTGACCCTGCCGGGGGAGGCGGGCGCGGGTGACCAGGCCGAGGTCGGTTCCGCCCAGCAGGACGCGATCCCGAAGGACGGCGTGGTGGAGGCCGCGCCGAAGGAGGGCGACAAGGGCGTCGGCAGGGACCCGCTGACCGACGACGAGATCAAGCGCGCCGAACAGATCGCGGTCGCGAGCAACGGACTGCGCATGAGCGCGCGGGACGTCGAGGGCGACCGGGGGCCGCAGCACCTGTCCACGAACCTCAGCGAGGTGGACCCCACGCAGAGCGGCGCGCAGGCGGCAGAACGGCGCGCCGAGGTCGTCTACTACGACTACAAGGCCGACACGGTCGTGACCAGGACCGTGAACCTCGACAGCGGCAAGGTCGAGAACACCGACACGGCGCACGGCGTGCAGCCGCCGCCGAGCCCCGGCGAGCTGCGGGAAGCCACCCAGCTCCTCATCGCGGACCCGCTCGGCGCCGGCCTGAAGAAGGACTACAAGGACGCCACCGGCAAGCCACTCACGAGCACGGACCAGCTCGAACTGAGCGGCATGGTCTTCCGCAAGGAGACCGTCGCCCACGTCCCGTCGGGCCTCACCGCCTGCGGCGAGCACCGGTGCCTGCGCGTCGTCACCAAGGTCAGGAACGGGCCGTGGATCGACACCCGCGCCCTGGTCGTCGACCTCAGCGCGCGCACCGTCGGCCGCCTCGGCTGA
- a CDS encoding copper amine oxidase: MHVNRLRRARARAAVALTSLALLGTAVSAAGPATAAPQAPAAAAPACSTAYKIEQVLDGGTTWRMCWHYNTLSGLVLDNVSYQPKDEPEPIAVLTSARLAQVHVPYDDGENEYDDITGTDFGYALQNLKPGECPGGTIKTVKVPDRGDVQGLCTTTRARGHAYRLNDDASTGGSGKVYTAQGKDLLVYTVNKASWYEYITEWRFSSDGTITSNVGATGSLSPYDYNGTDGKGWPIGKGARAYAESHAHNVFWRLNFGLDGSPKSKVEQYDSKVTAPSGGGSPTTKTTRTPVTKELAGDAKDMRWWRVVSTAGKNKDGHPRSYEFVPGRTSKFPGRSFTKHDVYFTEYKKCEQYASDNPAGHCGGASVDKWVGGQTLTHPITWVNIGFHHIARDEDQQPMPVHWQGFSLAPRDVTAMNPLTPADLADQNGVPRNGS, translated from the coding sequence ATGCACGTCAACAGACTTCGGCGCGCCCGCGCCCGGGCCGCCGTCGCCCTCACGTCCCTCGCGCTGCTCGGCACCGCCGTCAGCGCCGCGGGCCCCGCCACCGCCGCCCCGCAGGCGCCCGCCGCCGCGGCCCCGGCCTGCAGCACCGCGTACAAGATCGAGCAGGTCCTCGACGGGGGCACGACCTGGCGCATGTGCTGGCACTACAACACGCTGTCCGGGCTCGTCCTCGACAACGTCAGCTACCAGCCCAAGGACGAGCCCGAGCCGATCGCCGTCCTCACCAGCGCCCGCCTCGCGCAGGTGCACGTCCCCTACGACGACGGCGAGAACGAGTACGACGACATCACCGGCACGGACTTCGGGTACGCCCTGCAGAACCTGAAGCCCGGCGAGTGCCCCGGCGGCACCATCAAGACCGTCAAGGTGCCCGACCGGGGCGATGTGCAGGGACTGTGCACCACCACGCGCGCGCGTGGGCACGCGTACCGGCTCAACGACGACGCGAGCACCGGCGGCAGCGGCAAGGTCTACACCGCACAGGGCAAGGACCTCCTCGTCTACACGGTCAACAAGGCGTCCTGGTACGAGTACATCACCGAGTGGCGGTTCTCCTCCGACGGGACGATCACGTCGAACGTCGGAGCGACCGGCAGCCTCTCCCCGTACGACTACAACGGCACGGACGGCAAGGGCTGGCCCATCGGCAAGGGCGCCCGCGCCTACGCCGAGAGCCACGCCCACAACGTCTTCTGGCGGCTCAACTTCGGCCTCGACGGCTCGCCCAAGAGCAAGGTCGAGCAGTACGACTCCAAGGTCACCGCGCCGAGCGGCGGCGGCAGCCCCACCACGAAGACCACCCGCACCCCCGTCACCAAGGAACTCGCCGGTGACGCGAAGGACATGCGCTGGTGGCGGGTCGTCAGCACCGCGGGCAAGAACAAGGACGGCCACCCCAGGTCCTACGAGTTCGTGCCCGGCCGCACCAGCAAGTTCCCCGGCCGTTCGTTCACCAAGCACGACGTGTACTTCACCGAGTACAAGAAGTGCGAGCAGTACGCGAGCGACAACCCGGCCGGGCACTGCGGCGGCGCCAGCGTCGACAAGTGGGTCGGCGGGCAGACACTCACGCACCCGATCACCTGGGTCAACATCGGGTTCCACCACATCGCCCGGGACGAGGACCAGCAGCCGATGCCGGTCCACTGGCAGGGCTTCTCACTGGCCCCCAGGGACGTGACCGCTATGAATCCGCTCACTCCGGCGGACCTCGCGGACCAGAACGGCGTGCCCAGAAACGGTAGTTGA
- a CDS encoding SAV2148 family HEPN domain-containing protein, with the protein MSSGGLELPPGDAGHEGSSADVPPGAVSLARPMDMGSQIGPESEFAWGADAWSEVRTRAQRAGRAYIWLNLVEQRLRAVVAAVLRPIYEPVHGDDWVVAAAGPAGQEWVQRAVAVREVSRRKGYLLDPADDNVLSFLTLPQLRELMVQHWPCFEPYFDDRRDVELALDELEVTRNVVSRNRALSEAVLAQAERASGRLLEMLGAGSDVPSARRLPVDAVEELVGDRYADVVGVHPDRVRLLRQFPAEDIFGGARRLDAIGIGLNMLVQNFSGRRLVRLAESGCRVRLLFLNPASSAVKRRERELGLKRGELSRAVEMNILHMRRVRARLRDPGAFEIQVYDETPRFTAYLVDGDGSDGVGVVQSYLRRARGMEAPVLVLRGPGRVVKAHARDGEEAGLFPTYREEFELAWADARPVS; encoded by the coding sequence GTGAGCTCGGGTGGGCTGGAGCTGCCCCCTGGTGACGCAGGTCACGAGGGGAGCTCCGCTGACGTCCCGCCCGGAGCGGTGTCCTTGGCGCGGCCCATGGACATGGGATCCCAGATCGGGCCGGAGTCGGAGTTCGCCTGGGGTGCCGACGCCTGGAGCGAGGTCCGTACGCGCGCGCAGCGGGCCGGCCGCGCCTACATCTGGCTGAACCTGGTCGAACAGCGGCTGCGGGCCGTGGTGGCCGCCGTGCTGCGCCCCATCTACGAACCCGTCCACGGGGACGACTGGGTCGTGGCGGCGGCCGGGCCCGCCGGGCAGGAGTGGGTCCAGCGGGCCGTCGCCGTGCGCGAGGTGAGCCGCCGCAAGGGCTATCTGCTCGACCCGGCCGACGACAACGTCCTCAGCTTCCTCACCCTGCCGCAGCTGCGCGAGCTGATGGTGCAGCACTGGCCCTGCTTCGAGCCGTACTTCGACGACCGCCGTGACGTCGAGCTCGCCCTCGACGAGCTCGAGGTGACGCGGAACGTCGTCTCGCGCAACCGCGCCCTGTCCGAGGCCGTCCTCGCCCAGGCCGAGCGCGCCTCCGGGCGGCTCCTGGAGATGCTCGGCGCGGGCTCGGACGTACCGTCCGCCCGCAGGCTCCCGGTGGACGCCGTCGAGGAACTCGTCGGCGACCGGTACGCCGACGTCGTGGGCGTGCACCCGGACCGGGTGCGGCTCCTGCGCCAGTTCCCGGCCGAGGACATCTTCGGCGGCGCGCGCCGCCTCGACGCCATCGGCATAGGCCTGAACATGCTGGTGCAGAACTTCTCGGGCCGCCGCCTCGTCCGGCTCGCCGAGTCCGGCTGCCGGGTGCGGCTGCTCTTCCTCAACCCCGCCTCCAGCGCCGTCAAGCGCAGGGAGCGCGAGCTGGGCCTCAAGCGGGGCGAGCTGAGCCGCGCCGTCGAGATGAACATCCTGCACATGCGCCGGGTGCGGGCCCGGCTGCGCGACCCGGGCGCCTTCGAGATCCAGGTCTACGACGAGACGCCGCGGTTCACCGCGTATCTCGTCGACGGCGACGGGTCGGACGGGGTCGGGGTCGTCCAGTCGTATCTGCGCCGGGCCAGGGGTATGGAGGCGCCGGTCCTCGTGCTGCGCGGGCCCGGGCGCGTGGTGAAGGCCCACGCCCGGGACGGGGAGGAAGCCGGACTTTTCCCGACGTATCGCGAAGAATTCGAGCTGGCGTGGGCGGACGCCCGGCCGGTGTCCTGA